TTCGCGGGCCTCGTGGACGTGAGCGATGAAACGGCGCCGCGCCTCGTCTCGCTCTTCCCGCTCCCGGAACCACCGCCGGGCGCGCCGTATCGGAATTTCTGCGAGAAGGGTGGCCGCTTCGGCCCCCATAATCAGCACCAGCCGCAACACCAACCCGCCCTGCTGCAGCGGGATGATCTCGTCTATCTCACGTACTTCAACGCGGGGCTCAGGATCGTGGACATCTCGGATTCGCTCCTCCCCCGCGAGGTCGGCTACTTCATCCCGCCGGATCCCGAGCGCCGGATCGGCCTTCTGCCGAAGACGCTCGTCACCCAGTCAGAGGACGTGCTCGTGGATGCCCGCGGGTACATCTACGTGACGGACAAGAACCACGGGCTCTACGTGCTCCGCTGCACCGGAGGCAATCCATGATCTCCCTCGATCCGCGCACGACCGCCCTCGTCGCCATCGACATGCACCGGGGGCACCTGGACCCCTCGATCGCCACGCTCCCGCTGGCGGCCGAGCGCTGCGGCCCGGTGATCGCGCGCGCGGTGGCCCTGTTCCGGGAGCTGCGCGTGATCGGGGTGCCGATCGTCCACGTGGTCACGGAGAACCGGGATGCGGGAGAGATCGCGGCCAACCCGTTCTGGAAGGCGATCCACGACGACGCGACGAAGGCGCGGAAGGGAATCCTCAAGCACAACCTGGCCGGGAGCCCGGGGACCCAGATCATCCCGGACCTCTGGGCCGACGGCGATTACCGGGTCGGCGGCAAGAAGCGCTACAACTGTTTCTACGCCACCGACCTGGAGTTCCTCCTGCGCCGGCTCGCCGCGGAGACCCTGATCATCGCCGGGATCAACACCACGACCTGCGTCCTCAACACGGCGTTCGAAGCCACCAACCGCGATTTTCGCGTGGCGATCGCCGAAGAGGCGGTGGACTCCATGGACGGGGAGGAGATGCACCGCTTCGCCCTCCGTCTCATGTCTGCCGCGGTGGGCTGGGTGCTGTCCAACGAGCAGATCCTGAAGGCCCTGCGGTCCTAACAGGGCGGCTCCAACGCCACCCTCCCACGGACCTGTCGCTGTCCAGTGAAAATGTCGCCTTAACGGTCTGCCGGCGGTATCGCCGGAGGGCCGACCTCCAGTTCTCCACTCAGCACGCGCGACCCTGGAACGATGCTGGGAGTTGAAGCCCGTTCGGACCCGGGGTGACTTTGCGCTTGACTCTCGCGTTAACGGGAGCGTTTTATAGTCGCGATAGGCCATTCGATCCTTGCTCTAGCTGTTCGCGCCAGGAGAAACCGCCATGAGTGACCCCTTGCGCCCGAGGGACCCGATCCGTGCACCGCGTGGCAGCACCCTCTCCTGCAAGGGCTGGCCCCAGGAAGCCGCGCTCAGAATGCTTATGAATAACCTGGACCCCGACGTGGCGGAGCGCTGGGAAGAGCTGGTGGTCTATGGCGGGGCCGGTAAGGCCGCACGGGACTGGGGCGCCTACTACCGGATCGTGGCGGCGCTGCGGGCGCTCGAGGGGGACGAGACGCTCCTGGTGCAGTCGGGCAAAGCGGTGGGAGTGTTCAAGACCCACACGGAGGCGCCGCGGGTGTTGATCTCAAATTCCATGCTGGTTCCCGCGTGGGGTGACTGGGAACATTTCCGCCGGTACGAGGCCCTGGGCCTCACCATGTACGGCCAGATGACCGCCGGGAGCTGGATCTACATCGGCACTCAGGGGATCCTCCAGGGGACCTACGAGACGTTCGGTGCCTGCGCGCGGCGGCACTTTGGCGGAAGCCTCAAGGGGCGCCTCGTCCTGTCAGCCGGGCTGGGCGGGATGGGCGGCGCCCAGCCGCTGGCCGTCACCCTCAACGAGGGGGTAGGAATCTTCGTGGAGGTGGACCCCGAGCGAATCGAGCGCCGGCTCAAGCTGCGTTACCTGGACACGGCGACCGACTCGCTGGACGACGCCCTGAAGCAGGCGCATCGCGCGAGGGCGAAGCGGGAAGCCCTGTCGATCGGGCTCCTCGGGAACGCGGCCGACGTTTACGCCGAGCTCGTCGCGCGCGGCGTACGACCGGACGTCGTAACCGACCAGACGGCAGCGCATGACCTGCTTCACGGCTACATTCCCGCGGGGCTCACCATAGCCGAGGCCCGGCAACTGCGCCAGACCGACCCGGCAGAGTACCTCCGTCGCGCCTCGGGTTCGGTGGCGCGCCATGTCGGCGCCATGCTGGATTTCCAGCGGCTCGGCGCCGTCGTCTTTGACTACGGCAACAACATCCGCGCCGAGGCCAAAAAGGCCGGGGTGGCTGAGGCCTTCAGCTTCCCCGGGTTTGTGCCCGCCTTCATCCGCCCCCTCTTCTGTGAGGGGCAGGGCCCCTTCCGCTGGGTCGCGCTGTCCGGCGATCCCGAGGACATCTACGCGACGGACCGTGCGCTGATGGACGCCTTTCGCGACAACGACCACCTGGTCAGCTGGCTTCGGACGGCGCAGGAGCGCGTCCACTTCCAGGGGTTGCCGGCGCGTATCTGTTGGCTTGGTTATGGCGACCGGGAGCGGGCCGGGCGGATCTTCAACGACCTAGTCGCCGCCGGGCGCGTCAAGGCGCCAATGGTGATCGGGCGTGATCATCTCGACTCTGGCTCCGTGGCTTCACCCTACCGCGAGACCGAGGCGATGCGGGATGGATCGGATGCCATCGCCGACTGGCCAATTCTGAACGCGCTCCTCAACGCGTCGGCAGGGGCGACCTGGGTGGCTGTTCACCACGGCGGCGGGGTCGGGATCGGCTACGCGATCCACGCGGGGATGGTGATCGTTGCCGACGGCACGGCCGAGGCGGAACGACGCTTGGAACGGGTGCTGACGACGGATCCCGGCTCCGGGATCATGCGGCATGCCGATGCGGGCTACCCGGAGGCCATCGAGGCGGCCAAGCGTCACGGGCTGAAACTTCCGGGACTCGCCTCTTGACGACCGCAAGCCTGCTCGCGCGACCTCGTTGGGCTGATGCGGTGCGCTTCGGCACTGCAAAACCCTTGACAACCAGCCGGGTGGTCAGGCAACATCCAGCCGGGTTCCGGGAAGTGGTCGTGACTGACCAACGCGACCCCGCGCCGCTTAAACACTCCGCGAACGAGACGCGGTGCGTCGCGGTCAGCTTGCTCTGGGCCCTCCTGCTCGCCTCGGCCATGCTTCTCCCCGGTCAGGCGAGCGCCCAGTTCACTATCGCCGGCAAGAAGGTCTCCCCGAGCGAGACCAACTTCGCGGGCGTGCGGCAGGTCTCACCGGTCTATGGCTTCGTGGTGCAGATCAACCACGACGCCCAGCTCGCAGCCGATTTCGACCTCCAGGCCGTCGACGGCGCTTTCGCCAAACTCCTGAGGGAGCACGGTCGGGCCCCGTTGGTGTCAGCCACGCGGCTCATCGTCGTTGTGACCACGGGGGCGAAGATCGCCAAGTTCGGCGAAGCCGGCCAGCGCCGGATGTTCCGGTGGCTCGAGCCCGAACTCCGGAAGCACGGCGACTTCCACGTCTCGCCGGTGGCGATCTTCATCTCGGATCAGGCCGCATCGGATCGGGCGAAGCTCGAGGCGGTCCTCATGCGGGCGCTCACGCTCTACTTCGATCCGAGGCTCAGGGAAGCGCTCGATTCGGTCGACAGCGCGCCCCCGGTTGATGCGCAGCCGCACCGGCACTGAGGCGCGGGGGAAACTCCAATGAACGCCACGCTCAGGCGCCCGCCCACGATCGCCCTGGTCGCGAGCCTCTGCATGTTCGCGGTGGGCGCGTCCATGGGCGGGGCGCTCGTCAGCTTCCAGGACCAGCTCTACGACGTCGCGCGGCGGGAGGTGGTCAAGCGCCCCGAAGTCCACGGGTTCGCGGGTGCCGAGGTGATCGACGAGGCCCGGATCGCTGAGGTGGTGGAGCAGTCGAACAACGCGCTCCGTATGCTTCACGTGCACGGGCTCGGCGTGGGGATGCTGATTTTGCTCGCGTCGCTCGCCATCGTGAACCTGCCGATTCCCCGACGACTCCAGCACATCCTCTGCGTGCTGATCTCCCTGGGCGCGCTCTACCCGCCCGGCTGGCTCGTGCTCGGCTGGCTCATCCCGACGTGGGGGGTCGCGACGCTCCGCGGCCCGATCGAGTGGGCGTTCTTCGTCCCGTTCGGCGGTGCCGCGATCCTTGCCATCTGGGGAACGCTCGCGTGCTACCTGGTCGCGCTCGTGCGCGGGTGGCGGGCGGAGGGCTCGTGATGCGACGGGCCGGGCTCGCCGGGATCGCGATGGCAATCGCCGGGCTCGTGCTCGCGTCTAGCAGCGCGAGCGGCCATCTCTTCCACAAGATCTACGAGCCCCCCGAGAACCAGCTCACGAAGGACGCCCGGCTTCTCCGCCTCCTGATCGACGACCCGACCGACCGCTTCGAGCTGGCGCGGCAGGTGTACGAGGGCGAGACCCGAATCCGGATCAAGCCGGGCGGGTTCCGGAAGTGGCTCAAGCGGCCGATCGAGCCGGGGATGGTCTTCAGGGCCAGCTACCAGCTCAACCGGTGGTCGGGGAGCCTCAAGGAGGAGGCCGAGCGCATCGATCAGGAGCAGGGGACCGACCTTGCCGGCCGCATGGCTGCTGGTCTCGATGACCGCAAGCGCGACGTGGTCGCTGCCGCCATGCGGGAGATGTTCGTGGTGCTCATCGGCGAGTTGCTCGAATCGCTCTGGCAGCGGGTGGAAGACGAGGAGGCGGCCGCGCGCCTGTACGGTTATGTGCTGAGCTACTACAGCATAAACCTCGAGGGGTACCTGAACATCCACCACCTGAACGCCGCGACGACGGCCCGGACCGCGCTCGACGCCATGACCCGGGCGCTCGGCGACCCGGAGACCGGGGCGCCGCCGGCACCCGAGGCGTTTGACAAGCAACGCCGGCGGTTTCTCCGCGTGCTGCGCGAGGTAGTGGGTCCGCGATGAGGTGTGTCACGCTCGGGGGGCTGGCCGCCTGCCTTGTCCTCGCTGTCCTTCCGGGCGCGGCGCTCGCCAACGGCGCCACGCAACGGGAGATTCAGGGGCGCGTGCTCTCCACGGACGTGCCGGCGGGCACGCTTGTGGTCGAGCAGACTTTCCGGGGAAAGACGACGCGCCTGAGGCTCGTGGCTCCACCGGGCGTGAGGGTCTTCTCTTGCGGCGGAGAGACTCAGCGTTTCGATCAGGTAAAGGCGGGGGCGCCCGTCAGCGTCTTCTACGAAGTCGCCGGCAGCGAGGGCGTGGCGAACATGATTGTGATCGAGCCCGGACGATGACGCGCGCGGCGTTGGCGGTCGTTCTCCTTTCGCTCGCGGCGATCCCTGGAATGTCTGCCTTGGCCCACGAGGAACGCCTGGCCGTCGGGCGGGTCGCGGTGATCGAGCCCGTGCGGAGGCTCATGGTCCTGGCCGACGCGCGGAGCGGCTCGCGTCTCCGGCTCGAGGTGAATCCGGAAACAGAGGTCATCGTATGCGGGACGGCCACGGGGCTCGCCGCGGTCCCCGTGGGCGCGCTCGTGCGGGTGAAATATCTCGACAAAGCGGGCGCGGAACCGGAAGCTCGGTCAGTGCTCGTGCTGGGCGGGCGGCGCCCAGCGGCTGAGTCCGGAGGGAGGTGAGGCAGGAGGCAATCAGGCTCCGAGCAGTTCAAAAACCCAAGGCGACAGGAGGAGAATCCAATGAAGCGCTCGTTCAGATTAGCAAGCATAGTGCTCCTTGGTGCGCTCCTGGTCTGGCCAGCGGGGGCTGGCGCCTTCCAGGAGGAGGGGACGCTCCGGATCGGAGGGATGTGGGCCTTGAGCGGCGGCGCCGCGTTCTTCGGCAAGGCGTCGCTGGGGCTGGCGACCCTGGCCGTCGACGAGATCAACGAGGCGGGCGGCCTCCAGACCGGCGGCAAGCGGGTGAAGCTCACCATGCATGCTGAGGACGACGCCTGCAAGGCCGAGCAGGGGCTGACCGCGGTCCGGCGGCTGGCGGACGTCCACAAGGTGCTCTTCTCGCTGGGGCCGACCTGCTCGTCGGTGGCCGAGCCCGTCTTCGGCACGCTGCAGAAACGGCTCGGCGACGCTGGCGACACGGGGCTCCAGCTCCTGTTCTTCACCGACACGGCCACGAAGTTCGGCCTCGCCAAGCTCTCGCCGTGGGCCTTCCGCAACACGCCGGATGAGCCCGCG
This Candidatus Rokuibacteriota bacterium DNA region includes the following protein-coding sequences:
- a CDS encoding cysteine hydrolase, whose translation is MISLDPRTTALVAIDMHRGHLDPSIATLPLAAERCGPVIARAVALFRELRVIGVPIVHVVTENRDAGEIAANPFWKAIHDDATKARKGILKHNLAGSPGTQIIPDLWADGDYRVGGKKRYNCFYATDLEFLLRRLAAETLIIAGINTTTCVLNTAFEATNRDFRVAIAEEAVDSMDGEEMHRFALRLMSAAVGWVLSNEQILKALRS
- the hutU gene encoding urocanate hydratase, coding for MSDPLRPRDPIRAPRGSTLSCKGWPQEAALRMLMNNLDPDVAERWEELVVYGGAGKAARDWGAYYRIVAALRALEGDETLLVQSGKAVGVFKTHTEAPRVLISNSMLVPAWGDWEHFRRYEALGLTMYGQMTAGSWIYIGTQGILQGTYETFGACARRHFGGSLKGRLVLSAGLGGMGGAQPLAVTLNEGVGIFVEVDPERIERRLKLRYLDTATDSLDDALKQAHRARAKREALSIGLLGNAADVYAELVARGVRPDVVTDQTAAHDLLHGYIPAGLTIAEARQLRQTDPAEYLRRASGSVARHVGAMLDFQRLGAVVFDYGNNIRAEAKKAGVAEAFSFPGFVPAFIRPLFCEGQGPFRWVALSGDPEDIYATDRALMDAFRDNDHLVSWLRTAQERVHFQGLPARICWLGYGDRERAGRIFNDLVAAGRVKAPMVIGRDHLDSGSVASPYRETEAMRDGSDAIADWPILNALLNASAGATWVAVHHGGGVGIGYAIHAGMVIVADGTAEAERRLERVLTTDPGSGIMRHADAGYPEAIEAAKRHGLKLPGLAS